One genomic segment of bacterium includes these proteins:
- a CDS encoding DUF4139 domain-containing protein, translating into MKRFFPFLFLGLISLAQIGVMKTKLTSLIIYSNGFAYAVREGEGQLENGYISIDYLPQASAGSLWIYLKQKNAYPDTIINPQENTIDFKDTSQLLASLKGKIGERLKIETTEGVVSEGKLSHILPDLILLEGEKGQIFAIKPDKVKKVILVGYPLKLKVGGIEENEKVGIALSYLQSGLAWEPNYLIYITNEKEAMLSLRATVVNNTEDWENITCYFAVGMPNFPWRGMIDPLITRSLMVFTDGGMRAMQMPAGVKAEEKAAGYGGYGAAPPPISLEGEELSTLYLYKKEGFSLKKGEAGAVTIFYTSIPYKHIFSWDADAGRISRILSFTNKSGVPLVPGSILVVEQGNPLGQDRLTLIPAGGEGRINLGLAGELEGKVEETELGREIIKDQKQEMTYVKREIRGKLELKNFSKKEAEVEVSRTVVGEVLSTTPQAKVTLISSDALNPTNKLFWTVKVPAEGKIELVYKYLSVQATKGLPPVVPLGPGIGFEKEE; encoded by the coding sequence ATGAAGAGGTTTTTCCCTTTTTTGTTCCTTGGCTTAATTTCATTAGCCCAGATTGGTGTTATGAAGACGAAACTGACTTCCTTAATCATCTACAGCAACGGTTTCGCTTACGCTGTTCGGGAGGGCGAAGGGCAGCTGGAAAACGGCTATATATCCATTGACTATCTCCCTCAAGCGAGCGCGGGCTCCCTCTGGATTTACCTTAAACAGAAAAACGCCTACCCCGATACAATTATCAATCCCCAGGAAAACACAATTGATTTCAAGGACACATCCCAGCTTCTCGCTTCATTGAAGGGGAAAATAGGGGAAAGATTGAAGATTGAAACTACCGAGGGGGTGGTCTCCGAGGGGAAATTAAGCCATATCCTACCCGACCTGATACTACTTGAAGGAGAGAAGGGGCAGATATTCGCTATTAAACCCGATAAGGTGAAGAAAGTCATTTTGGTCGGCTATCCTCTAAAGCTAAAGGTGGGCGGAATAGAGGAAAATGAAAAGGTTGGCATTGCCTTAAGCTATCTTCAATCAGGTCTCGCCTGGGAGCCAAACTACTTAATTTATATAACTAACGAGAAGGAGGCTATGCTCTCCCTACGAGCCACGGTTGTTAACAACACGGAGGATTGGGAGAACATCACCTGCTATTTCGCTGTTGGTATGCCCAATTTCCCATGGAGAGGTATGATAGACCCCCTTATAACACGAAGCTTGATGGTTTTCACTGATGGTGGGATGAGGGCAATGCAGATGCCCGCTGGGGTTAAGGCAGAGGAAAAAGCGGCTGGATACGGAGGATATGGCGCTGCGCCACCGCCCATCTCCCTTGAAGGTGAGGAACTGTCCACTCTTTATTTATATAAGAAGGAGGGTTTCTCATTAAAGAAAGGGGAGGCGGGGGCGGTTACCATCTTCTACACATCTATCCCCTATAAGCATATCTTCAGCTGGGATGCGGATGCAGGGCGAATATCCCGCATCCTATCTTTCACTAATAAGAGCGGGGTTCCTCTCGTTCCGGGAAGCATTTTGGTAGTTGAACAGGGCAATCCCTTAGGGCAGGACCGCCTAACACTCATTCCCGCAGGTGGGGAGGGAAGGATCAATCTCGGCTTGGCTGGCGAGTTGGAAGGGAAGGTGGAGGAAACGGAGTTGGGCAGAGAGATAATTAAGGACCAGAAACAGGAAATGACCTATGTTAAAAGGGAGATAAGAGGTAAATTGGAGCTTAAGAATTTCTCCAAAAAGGAAGCGGAAGTTGAAGTGAGCAGGACGGTTGTCGGAGAGGTTCTTTCCACCACGCCTCAAGCGAAGGTGACGCTTATTTCCTCGGATGCCCTCAACCCCACAAACAAGCTCTTCTGGACGGTTAAAGTGCCAGCGGAGGGCAAGATAGAGCTCGTGTATAAATATCTTTCCGTCCAAGCGACTAAGGGTCTTCCTCCCGTAGTCCCGCTTGGTCCCGGAATAGGTTTTGAAAAAGAAGAATAA
- a CDS encoding DUF1559 domain-containing protein: MEVLKSMSKRGRGFTLIELLVVIAIIAILAAILFPVFSRAREAARKAACVSNLKQIGTAMQMYAQDWDEKWVPMSIQTWYQGQQARDWWMWLIHPYVKNLAIFKCPSNPAAWRGTAVFGDPNSGEGPFAMCANLGDSYHRFWGGYGMNWTAFSSQNAGGTRGCFGPGDRGELGMGTSLAAITAPAETIAVMDSNCVVVGRLPCWPNPASTEPTVGQCFDPEDSGVGWCGCVYPAGNQSLKGFRRHSDGGVVLFVDGHVKWLRTTYNYKPGDPFYLWRTYK; the protein is encoded by the coding sequence ATGGAGGTGCTTAAAAGTATGTCAAAGAGGGGAAGAGGTTTTACCTTGATTGAATTGTTAGTGGTCATAGCTATCATAGCCATTCTGGCTGCGATTCTCTTCCCCGTTTTCTCAAGAGCAAGGGAAGCGGCAAGAAAGGCAGCTTGTGTATCCAATCTAAAGCAGATAGGAACCGCTATGCAGATGTATGCCCAAGACTGGGACGAGAAATGGGTGCCGATGTCCATTCAAACTTGGTACCAAGGCCAGCAAGCTAGGGACTGGTGGATGTGGCTAATACACCCTTATGTGAAGAACCTGGCGATCTTCAAATGCCCAAGCAATCCCGCTGCCTGGCGAGGAACAGCTGTATTTGGTGACCCAAACTCCGGTGAGGGACCTTTCGCTATGTGCGCCAATCTCGGCGACTCCTATCATCGGTTCTGGGGTGGTTATGGAATGAACTGGACGGCTTTCTCCTCTCAGAACGCCGGAGGAACGAGGGGCTGCTTTGGACCAGGCGATAGAGGAGAGCTCGGAATGGGCACATCCCTTGCCGCTATAACCGCCCCCGCTGAGACAATCGCCGTCATGGACAGCAACTGTGTTGTCGTGGGAAGACTACCCTGCTGGCCTAACCCCGCCTCAACGGAGCCGACTGTTGGACAATGCTTTGACCCCGAGGATTCCGGTGTGGGCTGGTGCGGTTGCGTATATCCCGCTGGAAACCAGTCCCTCAAGGGGTTTAGGCGCCATAGCGACGGAGGCGTAGTCTTATTCGTTGACGGTCATGTGAAGTGGCTTAGGACAACATATAACTACAAACCTGGCGACCCCTTCTATCTGTGGAGAACATATAAGTGA
- a CDS encoding TldD/PmbA family protein yields the protein MKEILMKAIERALEEGASFADGRIVRRKSEEIYVKNGRPERIEIQEEVGLGLRVIWKGALGFASTNELNPESARETADMAIQMAKGAHNAGHMDVNLSEEEPGKGSFKFPYEKDPFDIPLPDKVDFLLECDRLMNVSDKIKVRESILHSLKEEKLFASSEGGDIEQIITLCGGGISATAVEGNESQQRSYPALGGNYAQTGWEFVDSLDLPANAERIAKEAEELLNAPPCPSEERALIIGKSMLGLQIHESCGHPSEADRVFGYETSFAGDTFLTRDKLGNFRYGSPLVNIVADATLEKALGHFEYDDEGVRAQRIELVKEGIFQNYLTSRETAYKLGIKSGGCARADGYRNLPIIRMTNINLEPGDFSLDELIQETKKGLLIEEYSSWSIDDKRLNFQFAGEIGWLIEDGEVKWMVKNPTYTGITPQFWNSLDALTNKSTLFLLGVPNCGKGEPMQAMYVGHQVPYARFQNVKIGVMKR from the coding sequence ATGAAGGAAATATTGATGAAAGCAATTGAAAGGGCTCTTGAGGAAGGTGCCTCCTTCGCCGATGGCAGAATAGTGAGGAGGAAATCGGAGGAAATCTATGTTAAAAACGGCAGACCAGAGAGAATAGAGATTCAGGAAGAAGTGGGATTGGGGTTGAGGGTTATTTGGAAGGGGGCGCTTGGCTTTGCCTCAACCAACGAACTTAACCCCGAGTCCGCAAGGGAGACAGCCGATATGGCGATTCAAATGGCGAAGGGAGCCCATAATGCGGGGCATATGGATGTTAATCTATCGGAGGAGGAGCCGGGAAAAGGAAGCTTCAAGTTCCCCTATGAGAAAGACCCATTTGATATCCCTCTCCCCGATAAAGTTGACTTTCTCTTGGAATGCGACCGCCTGATGAATGTCTCCGATAAAATAAAGGTGCGGGAGAGCATTCTCCACTCGTTGAAAGAGGAGAAGCTCTTTGCCTCAAGCGAAGGAGGGGATATTGAGCAGATAATCACCCTCTGTGGAGGTGGAATCTCCGCAACGGCGGTGGAGGGGAATGAAAGCCAGCAGCGTTCCTATCCCGCTTTAGGTGGGAATTACGCTCAGACGGGATGGGAATTCGTTGATAGCCTCGACCTCCCAGCGAATGCAGAGAGAATAGCGAAGGAGGCTGAGGAACTCCTCAATGCTCCTCCCTGCCCATCGGAGGAAAGGGCGTTAATCATCGGAAAATCAATGCTTGGGCTCCAAATTCACGAATCCTGTGGTCATCCCTCGGAAGCCGATAGGGTCTTCGGCTATGAAACATCCTTCGCTGGCGACACTTTCCTAACGAGGGATAAGTTGGGGAATTTCAGATACGGTAGCCCTCTCGTCAACATAGTCGCTGATGCGACATTGGAGAAAGCCCTCGGTCATTTTGAATATGATGACGAGGGTGTTAGGGCGCAGAGGATAGAGCTCGTCAAAGAGGGTATCTTCCAGAACTACCTCACATCAAGAGAGACAGCTTATAAACTGGGGATAAAATCGGGTGGCTGCGCGAGGGCTGATGGATACCGCAATCTCCCGATAATAAGGATGACAAATATAAATTTGGAGCCGGGCGATTTCTCCCTTGATGAGCTCATCCAGGAGACGAAGAAGGGATTGTTGATTGAGGAGTATTCCTCTTGGTCAATAGATGATAAGAGGCTTAATTTCCAATTCGCTGGCGAGATTGGTTGGCTCATAGAGGATGGAGAGGTGAAATGGATGGTGAAAAATCCCACCTATACGGGGATAACTCCCCAATTCTGGAATTCACTTGATGCATTAACGAACAAATCAACTCTATTTCTTCTTGGCGTTCCTAACTGCGGGAAGGGGGAGCCGATGCAAGCAATGTATGTAGGGCATCAAGTTCCCTACGCCCGCTTCCAAAATGTGAAAATTGGAGTGATGAAGAGATGA